From a region of the Takifugu flavidus isolate HTHZ2018 chromosome 18, ASM371156v2, whole genome shotgun sequence genome:
- the hdac5 gene encoding histone deacetylase 5 isoform X2, protein MNSSHMSVLEVKSSLSSGMQSPVGSAGDQRGGGGEGGPGESAGGGGGGPVDLRTDPRVGSLSGGVAVVDTAMREQQLQQELVLLKQQQELQKQMLFAEFQKKHEVLTRQHEVQLQEHLKQQQELLAAKRQQELEQKRKLEQQRHEEQEKHRLEQQLLLLRNKEKGKESAIASTEVKLKLQEFLLNKKEPSFSGLNHSFSTKSWGAQHTSLEQCSPPQSNTPGTPPSYKLPPLLGNYEGKDDFPLRKTVSEPNLKVRSRLKQKVAERRSSPLLRRKDGTVISTFKKRAIEISVSSLCSSAPGSGPSSPNSSNSAIANGNTGSVPNIQTELRSLHQTLGADGTLSPLNLYTSPSLPNISLGLPANTHITATQKLSTQQEAERQAIQSLRGGGALTGKFLSTSSLPAGVGHDVENPAPSSHSAHSSLLQHVLLLEQARQQTAMLAVPMYSQSPLVTAERGVSSGMRTVNKLPRHRPLARTQSAPLPQSPQALQQLVVQQQHQHFLEKHYKMLSKGTELPRPPPTHPEETEEELTETNDMQEDEIVTGLHRLQKDGSDDSTHSSERLGVPAKGDEEYVHIKGESTESELDEEEEDDDSVQLREVDEDDREGYKALQLGMFQSSLPHRPLGRAQSSPAGSVNPIKHFFTTGLVYDSLMLKHQCICGNAHIHPEHAGRVQSIWSRLQETGLLGRCERIRGRKASLDEIQSVHSEFHTLLYGTSPLNRHKLDHKKLLGPISQKMYAVLPCGGIGVDSDTVWNEMHSSSAVRMAVGSVIELAFRVAAGELKNGFAVVRPPGHHAEESTAMGFCFFNSVAITAKLLQQKMGVGKILIVDWDIHHGNGTQQAFYSDPNVLYISLHRYDDGNFFPGSGAPEEVGSGGGNGFNVNIAWTGGVEPPMGDVEYLNAFRYVVMPIAQHFSPDVVLVSAGFDAVEGHQSPLGGYNVSAKCFGQLTQLLMGLAGGRIVMALEGGHDLTAICDASESCVSALLGDLSDSAFQWPQEKPCPKAWASLERVIEIQGKHWPCLQSLSHTSTHSLSDAPKAAQGQSEDEAETVSAMASLSVDVEQQQQTSDLSSMETSRSTEEPMEEEPVL, encoded by the exons TTTTGGAGGTGAAGAGCAGCCTCTCATCAGGCATGCAGAGTCCAGTAGGATCCGCCGGTgatcagaggggaggaggtggagagggtg GCCCAGGAGAaagtgctggaggtggaggaggtggtccaGTGGATCTGCGGACAGATCCCAGGGTTGGATCCCTTTCAGGGGGTGTGGCAGTGGTGGACACAGCCATGAGAgaacaacagctgcagcaagAACTTGTACTCCTCAAACaacagcaggagctccagaaaCAGATGTTGTTTGCAGAGTTCCAGAAAAAACACGAAGTGCTCACAAGACAACACGaggtccagctgcaggaacaCCTGAAG CAACAACAGGAACTGCTGGCAGCGAAGCGGCAACAAGAGCTGGAacagaagaggaagctggagcaaCAAAGAcacgaggagcaggagaagcatCGACTGgaacaacagctgctgctgctgaggaataAGGAGAAAGGCAAAGAGA GTGCCATTGCCAGCACAGAGGTGAAGCTGAAGCTACAGGAGTTCCTTCTCAATAAGAAAGAGCCGAGCTTCAGTGGACTGAACCATTCCTTCTCCACAAAGAGCTG gGGAGCCCAGCACACCTCCCTGGAGCAGTGCTCTCCTCCACAGAGTAACACCCCAGGAACCCCTCCCTCCTACAAGCTTCCCCCTTTACTGGGAAACTATGAAGGCAAAGATGACTTCCCACTCCGTAAAACAG TTTCTGAGCCAAACTTGAAGGTACGTTCACGGTTGAAGCAGAAGGTGGCTGAGAGGCGGAGTTCTCCGCTGCTTCGCAGGAAGGACGGAACTGTAATCAGCACCTTCAAAAAGCGAGCGATAGAGATatcag tttcctctctctgcagtaGCGCTCCAGGTTCAGGTCCCAGCAGTCCCAATAGTAGTAATTCTGCTATTGCCAATGGCAACACAGGATCAGTTCCCAACATACAGACCGAG CTGCGATCTCTTCATCAGACACTGGGGGCTGATGGGACATTGAGTCCACTGAATCTGTACACCTCACCCTCCTTGCCGAATATTTCCCTGGGCCTCCCTGCCAACACGCACATCACG GCCACCCAGAAACTGTCGACCCAGCAAGAAGCTGAGCGTCAAGCCATTCAGTCGCTGCGAGGGGGCGGAGCTCTAACAGGGAAGTTTCTGTCCACATCATCGCTACCTGCAG GAGTGGGACATGATGTGGAAAACCCAGCCCCCAGCTCTCATTCTGCCCATTCCTCGCTGTTGCAGCATGTACTCTTATTGGAGCAGGCCAGACAACAGACTGCTATGCTAGCTG TCCCCATGTACAGCCAGTCACCGCTAGTTACGGCTGAGAGAGGTGTCTCTAGTGGAATGCGAACTGTCAACAAGCTGCCTCGCCATAGGCCATTGGCTCGCACTCAGAGTGCCCCATTGCCCCAGTCCCCTCAGGCCCTacagcagctggtggtccagcagcaacaccagcattTCCTGGAGAAACACTATAAg ATGCTATCCAAAGGGACAGAACTGCCGAGGCCGCCCCCGACTcacccagaggagacagaagaggagttGACAGAGACCAATGACATGCAGGAGGATGAAATAGTGACAGGGCTTCACAG ACTTCAGAAAGATGGTTCAGATGACAGCACACACTCCTCAGAGAGACTCGGTGTGCCCGCGAAGGGCGATGAAGAATATGTACATATAAAAGGGGAGAGCACTGAGAGTGAAttggatgaggaagaggaggatgatgacaGCGTGCAGCTGCGAGAGGTTGATGAAGACGATCGCGAAGGGTACAAG GCCTTGCAGCTGGGCATGTTCCAGTCCTCGTTGCCCCACAGACCCCTAGGAAGAGCGCAGTCATCTCCTGCAGGCAGTGTCAATCCCATCAAGCACTTTTTCACCactg GGCTTGTGTATGACAGTCTGATGTTGAAGCATCAGTGTATATGTGGCAACGCTCACATCCACCCTGAGCATGCTGGGAGGGTGCAAAGCATCTGGTCCAGACTGCAGGAGACAGGCTTACTAGGCCGCTGTGAG AGGATTCGTGGGCGGAAAGCATCTCTAGATGAGATCCAGTCTGTCCATTCAGAGTTCCACACTCTGCTCTATGGAACCAGTCCGCTGAACCGACACAAGCTCGACCATAAGAAGCTCTTAG GGCCGATCAGCCAGAAGATGTACGCTGTGCTTCCCTGTGGAGGAATCGGG GTTGACAGTGACACCGTGTGGAACGAGATGCACTCGTCGTCGGCGGTCCGCATGGCGGTCGGCTCCGTCATCGAGCTTGCTTTCAGAGTAGCAGCCGGAGAGCTGAAG AATGGGTTTGCAGTGGTGCGTCCTCCAGGACACCATGCTGAGGAGTCCACCGCCAT GGGATTCTGCTTCTTTAATTCAGTAGCAATCACAGCCAAGCTGCTACAGCAAAAGATGGGAGTGGGCAAGATCCTTATTGTGGATTGG GATATTCATCATGGCAATGGCACCCAGCAGGCCTTCTACAGTGATCCCAACGTCCTCTATATCTCCCTTCATCGCTATGACGATGGAAACTTCTTCCCTGGCAGTGGAGCTCCCGAGGag gtgggGTCAGGTGGAGGCAATGGTTTTAATGTAAACATAGCATGGACTGGAGGGGTGGAGCCACCGATGGGTGATGTGGAGTACCTCAATGCCTTTAG GTATGTGGTGATGCCCATTGCCCAGCATTTCAGTCCAGATGTGGTTCTGGTGTCTGCTGGTTTCGACGCAGTGGAGGGTCACCAGTCTCCACTGGGAGGATACAACGTCTCTGCCAAAT GTTTTGGGCAGCTAACCCAACTGCTCATGGGTCTGGCGGGAGGGCGCATTGTTATGGCGCTGGAGGGCGGCCATGACCTCACCGCTATCTGCGACGCATCCGAATCCTGTGTTTCTGCTCTGCTGGGAGACCTG TCTGACTCCGCATTTCAGTGGCCCCAGGAGAAGCCATGTCCGAAAGCTTGGGCCTCGCTTGAGAGAGTTATTGAGATCCAGG GTAAACACTGGCCTTGCCTCCAGAGTTTGTCTCATACCAGCACTCACTCGCTATCAGATGCTCCCAAGGCAGCGCAGGGCCAGTCGGAGGATGAGGCAGAGACTGTCAGCGCTATGGCGTCTCTCAGTGTTgatgtggagcagcagcagcagacctcTGATCTCAGCTCCATGGAAACGAGCAG GTCTACGGAGGAGCCGATGGAGGAAGAGCCTGTACTGTAG
- the pex12 gene encoding peroxisome assembly protein 12, with translation MAEAGAHLTSTANEQPSIFEVLAQESLMEAVKPALRHAVKVLAESHPSRFGVLWQRFDELYLLLDLLLQNHFLSHCSASFSENFYGLKRVPAGRGLPVRLGLNRKSHWCSLLLLCLVPYLRAKLEATLARQRDEEDFSIRLAQSRSQRLYRAAVAAYPYISSAWHLWAFLHQLLFVFGVSKNHSPLLWVARVRLARLTARDIQDMELMAGRPEMPAKGSFGQRAWQLMSQAARGVAVSLSTSLSLGVFFLQFLEWWYSSDNQSTVKALTSMPVPPAPLHLQEDQSSPDSPRATTVHHKRTCPLCHCLRANATILSTSGYVFCYRCIYTYVKANRRCPVTGYPSELQHLIKIYSPDC, from the exons ATGGCGGAGGCCGGAGCTCACCTTACCTCCACTGCCAACGAGCAGCCGTCCATTTTTGAGGTCCTGGCTCAGGAGTCTCTGATGGAGGCGGTTAAACCGGCCCTGAGGCACGCTGTCAAA GTTCTGGCCGAGTCCCACCCATCCCGTTTTGGCGTCCTGTGGCAACGCTTCGACGAGCTCTACCTGCTGCTGGACCTTCTCTTGCAGAACCACTTCTTGTCTCATTGCAGCGCCTCTTTCTCTGAGAACTTCTACGGCTTGAAGAGAGTCCCAGCAGGTCGGGGACTTCCTGTCCGTCTTGGCTTGAACAGGAAGTCACACTGgtgctctcttctcctcctgtgcCTGGTGCCGTACCTGCGGGCAAAGCTGGAGGCCACACTGGCGCGGCAGCGGGACGAGGAGGACTTCTCCATCCGGCTGGCACAGAGCAGGAGCCAGAGGCTGTACCGAGCAGCTGTGGCAGCCTACCCCTACATCAGCTCAGCTTGGCACCTCTGGGCCTTCCTCCACCAACTGCTCTTTGTGTTTGGAGTTTCCAAGAACCACAGTCCCCTGCTGTGGGTCGCCAGGGTCAGACTGGCACGCCTCACCGCCCGAGACATACAGGACATGGAGCTAATGGCTGGCAGACCTGAGATGCCGGCTAAGGGCAG CTTTGGGCAGAGAGCGTGGCAGCTGATGTCACAAGCTGCCAGGGGTGTGGCCGtgtctctctccacctccctctccctgGGTGTcttcttcctgcagttcctggaATGGTGGTACTCCTCAGACAACCAGAGCACCGTCAAAGCGCTCACGTCCATGCCTGTCCCCCCTGCTcccctccacctgcaggaggaccagaGCAGCCCGGACTCTCCAAGGGCCACGACCGTTCACCACAAGAGGACCTGCCCGCTCTGTCACTGCCTTCGCGCAAACGCCACCATTTTGTCCACATCCGGTTACGTCTTCTGCTACCGCTGCATTTACACGTACGTGAAGGCCAACCGCCGTTGCCCGGTTACCGGGTACCCCAGTGAACTGCAGCACCTGATTAAGATCTACTCACCGGATTGTTAG
- the hdac5 gene encoding histone deacetylase 5 isoform X1, whose product MLLHPTVSGLCTMLQTIYETESCFSSTSTDSNHQPLELLSSNRGSGAAMPTAVLEVKSSLSSGMQSPVGSAGDQRGGGGEGGPGESAGGGGGGPVDLRTDPRVGSLSGGVAVVDTAMREQQLQQELVLLKQQQELQKQMLFAEFQKKHEVLTRQHEVQLQEHLKQQQELLAAKRQQELEQKRKLEQQRHEEQEKHRLEQQLLLLRNKEKGKESAIASTEVKLKLQEFLLNKKEPSFSGLNHSFSTKSWGAQHTSLEQCSPPQSNTPGTPPSYKLPPLLGNYEGKDDFPLRKTVSEPNLKVRSRLKQKVAERRSSPLLRRKDGTVISTFKKRAIEISVSSLCSSAPGSGPSSPNSSNSAIANGNTGSVPNIQTELRSLHQTLGADGTLSPLNLYTSPSLPNISLGLPANTHITATQKLSTQQEAERQAIQSLRGGGALTGKFLSTSSLPAGVGHDVENPAPSSHSAHSSLLQHVLLLEQARQQTAMLAVPMYSQSPLVTAERGVSSGMRTVNKLPRHRPLARTQSAPLPQSPQALQQLVVQQQHQHFLEKHYKMLSKGTELPRPPPTHPEETEEELTETNDMQEDEIVTGLHRLQKDGSDDSTHSSERLGVPAKGDEEYVHIKGESTESELDEEEEDDDSVQLREVDEDDREGYKALQLGMFQSSLPHRPLGRAQSSPAGSVNPIKHFFTTGLVYDSLMLKHQCICGNAHIHPEHAGRVQSIWSRLQETGLLGRCERIRGRKASLDEIQSVHSEFHTLLYGTSPLNRHKLDHKKLLGPISQKMYAVLPCGGIGVDSDTVWNEMHSSSAVRMAVGSVIELAFRVAAGELKNGFAVVRPPGHHAEESTAMGFCFFNSVAITAKLLQQKMGVGKILIVDWDIHHGNGTQQAFYSDPNVLYISLHRYDDGNFFPGSGAPEEVGSGGGNGFNVNIAWTGGVEPPMGDVEYLNAFRYVVMPIAQHFSPDVVLVSAGFDAVEGHQSPLGGYNVSAKCFGQLTQLLMGLAGGRIVMALEGGHDLTAICDASESCVSALLGDLSDSAFQWPQEKPCPKAWASLERVIEIQGKHWPCLQSLSHTSTHSLSDAPKAAQGQSEDEAETVSAMASLSVDVEQQQQTSDLSSMETSRSTEEPMEEEPVL is encoded by the exons TTTTGGAGGTGAAGAGCAGCCTCTCATCAGGCATGCAGAGTCCAGTAGGATCCGCCGGTgatcagaggggaggaggtggagagggtg GCCCAGGAGAaagtgctggaggtggaggaggtggtccaGTGGATCTGCGGACAGATCCCAGGGTTGGATCCCTTTCAGGGGGTGTGGCAGTGGTGGACACAGCCATGAGAgaacaacagctgcagcaagAACTTGTACTCCTCAAACaacagcaggagctccagaaaCAGATGTTGTTTGCAGAGTTCCAGAAAAAACACGAAGTGCTCACAAGACAACACGaggtccagctgcaggaacaCCTGAAG CAACAACAGGAACTGCTGGCAGCGAAGCGGCAACAAGAGCTGGAacagaagaggaagctggagcaaCAAAGAcacgaggagcaggagaagcatCGACTGgaacaacagctgctgctgctgaggaataAGGAGAAAGGCAAAGAGA GTGCCATTGCCAGCACAGAGGTGAAGCTGAAGCTACAGGAGTTCCTTCTCAATAAGAAAGAGCCGAGCTTCAGTGGACTGAACCATTCCTTCTCCACAAAGAGCTG gGGAGCCCAGCACACCTCCCTGGAGCAGTGCTCTCCTCCACAGAGTAACACCCCAGGAACCCCTCCCTCCTACAAGCTTCCCCCTTTACTGGGAAACTATGAAGGCAAAGATGACTTCCCACTCCGTAAAACAG TTTCTGAGCCAAACTTGAAGGTACGTTCACGGTTGAAGCAGAAGGTGGCTGAGAGGCGGAGTTCTCCGCTGCTTCGCAGGAAGGACGGAACTGTAATCAGCACCTTCAAAAAGCGAGCGATAGAGATatcag tttcctctctctgcagtaGCGCTCCAGGTTCAGGTCCCAGCAGTCCCAATAGTAGTAATTCTGCTATTGCCAATGGCAACACAGGATCAGTTCCCAACATACAGACCGAG CTGCGATCTCTTCATCAGACACTGGGGGCTGATGGGACATTGAGTCCACTGAATCTGTACACCTCACCCTCCTTGCCGAATATTTCCCTGGGCCTCCCTGCCAACACGCACATCACG GCCACCCAGAAACTGTCGACCCAGCAAGAAGCTGAGCGTCAAGCCATTCAGTCGCTGCGAGGGGGCGGAGCTCTAACAGGGAAGTTTCTGTCCACATCATCGCTACCTGCAG GAGTGGGACATGATGTGGAAAACCCAGCCCCCAGCTCTCATTCTGCCCATTCCTCGCTGTTGCAGCATGTACTCTTATTGGAGCAGGCCAGACAACAGACTGCTATGCTAGCTG TCCCCATGTACAGCCAGTCACCGCTAGTTACGGCTGAGAGAGGTGTCTCTAGTGGAATGCGAACTGTCAACAAGCTGCCTCGCCATAGGCCATTGGCTCGCACTCAGAGTGCCCCATTGCCCCAGTCCCCTCAGGCCCTacagcagctggtggtccagcagcaacaccagcattTCCTGGAGAAACACTATAAg ATGCTATCCAAAGGGACAGAACTGCCGAGGCCGCCCCCGACTcacccagaggagacagaagaggagttGACAGAGACCAATGACATGCAGGAGGATGAAATAGTGACAGGGCTTCACAG ACTTCAGAAAGATGGTTCAGATGACAGCACACACTCCTCAGAGAGACTCGGTGTGCCCGCGAAGGGCGATGAAGAATATGTACATATAAAAGGGGAGAGCACTGAGAGTGAAttggatgaggaagaggaggatgatgacaGCGTGCAGCTGCGAGAGGTTGATGAAGACGATCGCGAAGGGTACAAG GCCTTGCAGCTGGGCATGTTCCAGTCCTCGTTGCCCCACAGACCCCTAGGAAGAGCGCAGTCATCTCCTGCAGGCAGTGTCAATCCCATCAAGCACTTTTTCACCactg GGCTTGTGTATGACAGTCTGATGTTGAAGCATCAGTGTATATGTGGCAACGCTCACATCCACCCTGAGCATGCTGGGAGGGTGCAAAGCATCTGGTCCAGACTGCAGGAGACAGGCTTACTAGGCCGCTGTGAG AGGATTCGTGGGCGGAAAGCATCTCTAGATGAGATCCAGTCTGTCCATTCAGAGTTCCACACTCTGCTCTATGGAACCAGTCCGCTGAACCGACACAAGCTCGACCATAAGAAGCTCTTAG GGCCGATCAGCCAGAAGATGTACGCTGTGCTTCCCTGTGGAGGAATCGGG GTTGACAGTGACACCGTGTGGAACGAGATGCACTCGTCGTCGGCGGTCCGCATGGCGGTCGGCTCCGTCATCGAGCTTGCTTTCAGAGTAGCAGCCGGAGAGCTGAAG AATGGGTTTGCAGTGGTGCGTCCTCCAGGACACCATGCTGAGGAGTCCACCGCCAT GGGATTCTGCTTCTTTAATTCAGTAGCAATCACAGCCAAGCTGCTACAGCAAAAGATGGGAGTGGGCAAGATCCTTATTGTGGATTGG GATATTCATCATGGCAATGGCACCCAGCAGGCCTTCTACAGTGATCCCAACGTCCTCTATATCTCCCTTCATCGCTATGACGATGGAAACTTCTTCCCTGGCAGTGGAGCTCCCGAGGag gtgggGTCAGGTGGAGGCAATGGTTTTAATGTAAACATAGCATGGACTGGAGGGGTGGAGCCACCGATGGGTGATGTGGAGTACCTCAATGCCTTTAG GTATGTGGTGATGCCCATTGCCCAGCATTTCAGTCCAGATGTGGTTCTGGTGTCTGCTGGTTTCGACGCAGTGGAGGGTCACCAGTCTCCACTGGGAGGATACAACGTCTCTGCCAAAT GTTTTGGGCAGCTAACCCAACTGCTCATGGGTCTGGCGGGAGGGCGCATTGTTATGGCGCTGGAGGGCGGCCATGACCTCACCGCTATCTGCGACGCATCCGAATCCTGTGTTTCTGCTCTGCTGGGAGACCTG TCTGACTCCGCATTTCAGTGGCCCCAGGAGAAGCCATGTCCGAAAGCTTGGGCCTCGCTTGAGAGAGTTATTGAGATCCAGG GTAAACACTGGCCTTGCCTCCAGAGTTTGTCTCATACCAGCACTCACTCGCTATCAGATGCTCCCAAGGCAGCGCAGGGCCAGTCGGAGGATGAGGCAGAGACTGTCAGCGCTATGGCGTCTCTCAGTGTTgatgtggagcagcagcagcagacctcTGATCTCAGCTCCATGGAAACGAGCAG GTCTACGGAGGAGCCGATGGAGGAAGAGCCTGTACTGTAG
- the hdac5 gene encoding histone deacetylase 5 isoform X3, translating into MPTAVLEVKSSLSSGMQSPVGSAGDQRGGGGEGGPGESAGGGGGGPVDLRTDPRVGSLSGGVAVVDTAMREQQLQQELVLLKQQQELQKQMLFAEFQKKHEVLTRQHEVQLQEHLKQQQELLAAKRQQELEQKRKLEQQRHEEQEKHRLEQQLLLLRNKEKGKESAIASTEVKLKLQEFLLNKKEPSFSGLNHSFSTKSWGAQHTSLEQCSPPQSNTPGTPPSYKLPPLLGNYEGKDDFPLRKTVSEPNLKVRSRLKQKVAERRSSPLLRRKDGTVISTFKKRAIEISVSSLCSSAPGSGPSSPNSSNSAIANGNTGSVPNIQTELRSLHQTLGADGTLSPLNLYTSPSLPNISLGLPANTHITATQKLSTQQEAERQAIQSLRGGGALTGKFLSTSSLPAGVGHDVENPAPSSHSAHSSLLQHVLLLEQARQQTAMLAVPMYSQSPLVTAERGVSSGMRTVNKLPRHRPLARTQSAPLPQSPQALQQLVVQQQHQHFLEKHYKMLSKGTELPRPPPTHPEETEEELTETNDMQEDEIVTGLHRLQKDGSDDSTHSSERLGVPAKGDEEYVHIKGESTESELDEEEEDDDSVQLREVDEDDREGYKALQLGMFQSSLPHRPLGRAQSSPAGSVNPIKHFFTTGLVYDSLMLKHQCICGNAHIHPEHAGRVQSIWSRLQETGLLGRCERIRGRKASLDEIQSVHSEFHTLLYGTSPLNRHKLDHKKLLGPISQKMYAVLPCGGIGVDSDTVWNEMHSSSAVRMAVGSVIELAFRVAAGELKNGFAVVRPPGHHAEESTAMGFCFFNSVAITAKLLQQKMGVGKILIVDWDIHHGNGTQQAFYSDPNVLYISLHRYDDGNFFPGSGAPEEVGSGGGNGFNVNIAWTGGVEPPMGDVEYLNAFRYVVMPIAQHFSPDVVLVSAGFDAVEGHQSPLGGYNVSAKCFGQLTQLLMGLAGGRIVMALEGGHDLTAICDASESCVSALLGDLSDSAFQWPQEKPCPKAWASLERVIEIQGKHWPCLQSLSHTSTHSLSDAPKAAQGQSEDEAETVSAMASLSVDVEQQQQTSDLSSMETSRSTEEPMEEEPVL; encoded by the exons TTTTGGAGGTGAAGAGCAGCCTCTCATCAGGCATGCAGAGTCCAGTAGGATCCGCCGGTgatcagaggggaggaggtggagagggtg GCCCAGGAGAaagtgctggaggtggaggaggtggtccaGTGGATCTGCGGACAGATCCCAGGGTTGGATCCCTTTCAGGGGGTGTGGCAGTGGTGGACACAGCCATGAGAgaacaacagctgcagcaagAACTTGTACTCCTCAAACaacagcaggagctccagaaaCAGATGTTGTTTGCAGAGTTCCAGAAAAAACACGAAGTGCTCACAAGACAACACGaggtccagctgcaggaacaCCTGAAG CAACAACAGGAACTGCTGGCAGCGAAGCGGCAACAAGAGCTGGAacagaagaggaagctggagcaaCAAAGAcacgaggagcaggagaagcatCGACTGgaacaacagctgctgctgctgaggaataAGGAGAAAGGCAAAGAGA GTGCCATTGCCAGCACAGAGGTGAAGCTGAAGCTACAGGAGTTCCTTCTCAATAAGAAAGAGCCGAGCTTCAGTGGACTGAACCATTCCTTCTCCACAAAGAGCTG gGGAGCCCAGCACACCTCCCTGGAGCAGTGCTCTCCTCCACAGAGTAACACCCCAGGAACCCCTCCCTCCTACAAGCTTCCCCCTTTACTGGGAAACTATGAAGGCAAAGATGACTTCCCACTCCGTAAAACAG TTTCTGAGCCAAACTTGAAGGTACGTTCACGGTTGAAGCAGAAGGTGGCTGAGAGGCGGAGTTCTCCGCTGCTTCGCAGGAAGGACGGAACTGTAATCAGCACCTTCAAAAAGCGAGCGATAGAGATatcag tttcctctctctgcagtaGCGCTCCAGGTTCAGGTCCCAGCAGTCCCAATAGTAGTAATTCTGCTATTGCCAATGGCAACACAGGATCAGTTCCCAACATACAGACCGAG CTGCGATCTCTTCATCAGACACTGGGGGCTGATGGGACATTGAGTCCACTGAATCTGTACACCTCACCCTCCTTGCCGAATATTTCCCTGGGCCTCCCTGCCAACACGCACATCACG GCCACCCAGAAACTGTCGACCCAGCAAGAAGCTGAGCGTCAAGCCATTCAGTCGCTGCGAGGGGGCGGAGCTCTAACAGGGAAGTTTCTGTCCACATCATCGCTACCTGCAG GAGTGGGACATGATGTGGAAAACCCAGCCCCCAGCTCTCATTCTGCCCATTCCTCGCTGTTGCAGCATGTACTCTTATTGGAGCAGGCCAGACAACAGACTGCTATGCTAGCTG TCCCCATGTACAGCCAGTCACCGCTAGTTACGGCTGAGAGAGGTGTCTCTAGTGGAATGCGAACTGTCAACAAGCTGCCTCGCCATAGGCCATTGGCTCGCACTCAGAGTGCCCCATTGCCCCAGTCCCCTCAGGCCCTacagcagctggtggtccagcagcaacaccagcattTCCTGGAGAAACACTATAAg ATGCTATCCAAAGGGACAGAACTGCCGAGGCCGCCCCCGACTcacccagaggagacagaagaggagttGACAGAGACCAATGACATGCAGGAGGATGAAATAGTGACAGGGCTTCACAG ACTTCAGAAAGATGGTTCAGATGACAGCACACACTCCTCAGAGAGACTCGGTGTGCCCGCGAAGGGCGATGAAGAATATGTACATATAAAAGGGGAGAGCACTGAGAGTGAAttggatgaggaagaggaggatgatgacaGCGTGCAGCTGCGAGAGGTTGATGAAGACGATCGCGAAGGGTACAAG GCCTTGCAGCTGGGCATGTTCCAGTCCTCGTTGCCCCACAGACCCCTAGGAAGAGCGCAGTCATCTCCTGCAGGCAGTGTCAATCCCATCAAGCACTTTTTCACCactg GGCTTGTGTATGACAGTCTGATGTTGAAGCATCAGTGTATATGTGGCAACGCTCACATCCACCCTGAGCATGCTGGGAGGGTGCAAAGCATCTGGTCCAGACTGCAGGAGACAGGCTTACTAGGCCGCTGTGAG AGGATTCGTGGGCGGAAAGCATCTCTAGATGAGATCCAGTCTGTCCATTCAGAGTTCCACACTCTGCTCTATGGAACCAGTCCGCTGAACCGACACAAGCTCGACCATAAGAAGCTCTTAG GGCCGATCAGCCAGAAGATGTACGCTGTGCTTCCCTGTGGAGGAATCGGG GTTGACAGTGACACCGTGTGGAACGAGATGCACTCGTCGTCGGCGGTCCGCATGGCGGTCGGCTCCGTCATCGAGCTTGCTTTCAGAGTAGCAGCCGGAGAGCTGAAG AATGGGTTTGCAGTGGTGCGTCCTCCAGGACACCATGCTGAGGAGTCCACCGCCAT GGGATTCTGCTTCTTTAATTCAGTAGCAATCACAGCCAAGCTGCTACAGCAAAAGATGGGAGTGGGCAAGATCCTTATTGTGGATTGG GATATTCATCATGGCAATGGCACCCAGCAGGCCTTCTACAGTGATCCCAACGTCCTCTATATCTCCCTTCATCGCTATGACGATGGAAACTTCTTCCCTGGCAGTGGAGCTCCCGAGGag gtgggGTCAGGTGGAGGCAATGGTTTTAATGTAAACATAGCATGGACTGGAGGGGTGGAGCCACCGATGGGTGATGTGGAGTACCTCAATGCCTTTAG GTATGTGGTGATGCCCATTGCCCAGCATTTCAGTCCAGATGTGGTTCTGGTGTCTGCTGGTTTCGACGCAGTGGAGGGTCACCAGTCTCCACTGGGAGGATACAACGTCTCTGCCAAAT GTTTTGGGCAGCTAACCCAACTGCTCATGGGTCTGGCGGGAGGGCGCATTGTTATGGCGCTGGAGGGCGGCCATGACCTCACCGCTATCTGCGACGCATCCGAATCCTGTGTTTCTGCTCTGCTGGGAGACCTG TCTGACTCCGCATTTCAGTGGCCCCAGGAGAAGCCATGTCCGAAAGCTTGGGCCTCGCTTGAGAGAGTTATTGAGATCCAGG GTAAACACTGGCCTTGCCTCCAGAGTTTGTCTCATACCAGCACTCACTCGCTATCAGATGCTCCCAAGGCAGCGCAGGGCCAGTCGGAGGATGAGGCAGAGACTGTCAGCGCTATGGCGTCTCTCAGTGTTgatgtggagcagcagcagcagacctcTGATCTCAGCTCCATGGAAACGAGCAG GTCTACGGAGGAGCCGATGGAGGAAGAGCCTGTACTGTAG